Part of the Tidjanibacter massiliensis genome is shown below.
ATGGGCGACGGCACCGAATACGAAACGCATCTCGTCAAAGGTTGTAAATGTACTGCCGAAAATACGAAAGTGAGTCCCAACGGCAAATGGATAGCCACCAAATACTGTGAGGATTCGGTATCCGACGACGGTATCTCCATGTACACCTCCGAAACCCCCGCTTTCTACAATACCGAGACCGAAACGACCGTCATCGTGAACGATTACGGAAGCGGTTCCGGTACGCACGTGACCGACGACGGCATCGCCTTCATCGGACTCGGTTCGTTGGGCGTCACCGCATGTATGGTCTACGACCTGAATACGGGCACCGACCTCGGCAGCATGGCGGACTGGGTTTACGATACGTACGGCATCATCATTCCTGACAGCGGTTTTATCAGTTATGTGACACCCGACGGGAAGTCCGTTATCGGTTCTTTCCCCATGGCATCGGCCGGAGGCGTCACGTATGTCAGCTGGTATATCGCGCCGCCCATCGGTAAATAGGCGAACAGACGGAAACAACGGTCCGGCATCCGCAGACGGGTGCCGGATTTTTTTGGGGGGGGGACAGACGTCGTTCAGGGCTGCGTGAGGAACGCTTTCGCCGCAGGGCCTTCGCAGAAGAGCAGGTCGATGACGGAGAGGTTCGGAACGAAGGGGAAGCGGTCGGCGAAGACCTGTTCGTATACGCCGCCTGCCGTGGTGCGCCCGTTGGCCCGGAGCGGTTCGAAGGCGGGGCGCAGGTCGCGGTCGTCCGTGTCGGCCTCGATGTAGGAGTCGCTGAAGCGGAGCGCCGGCGGAGTGCCGAGTATTCCGGTGACGGTCTCCAGCAGGGCGATGTTCCAGTCGGCCAGGAAAGTGAACTCCCGGTTGTAAAAGGGTTCGAAACGGTCGCGGTAATGGTCGAAGTAGGGGGAATTCCTGTAGGCGGAGAGAATGGACATCCAGTGCTGGTGCTGCCAGCGTTTGGAGTAGTCGATGCGCATGTCGCACACGGGCCGCTTGCGGATGCTGCCTCCCTTGACGACGTGGACGGTGAGCGACGCGGGGCCCCCGGCCGTCAGGATGTCGCAGCGGTTGCGGTAACTCTGTTTCACGTAGTGCTCGTAGAGGTCTATCACGCACGTTCCGTCGTAGAGGCAGCGGAAGTATTCCGTGCTGCCGAGGTATGTCAGCGGCAATATCGTCTTCATTCCTGCATGGGCTTGTCGGTTGCATGTGTTTCGTCCGGGACGGGCCGTATCGTCCCTTCGAGAAGGGAGCCGGGCGGCGGTCTCGGCTGCGGCCCGCGTCTGCGCTCCTATTCCGGTTCCGTCCAGCGGCCGTCCGACCGGAGCAGCGCGATGAGCGCGTCGAGCGCATCCTCCTGCGGAATGTTGCGCCGGACGGGCTCCTTGCCGCGGTAGAGGGTTATCCGGCCCGGTGCGGCTCCCACGTAACCGTAATCCGCGTCGGCCATCTCGCCGGGACCGTTCACGATGCAGCCCATGACGGCGATTTTCAGCCCCTTCAGATGCGAAAGGCGCTCTTTGACGACGGCGAGCGTATCCTGCAGGGCATAGAGCGTCCGGCCGCACCCGGGGCACGAGATAAATTCCGTTTTGCTCATCCGGGCCCGCGAAGCCTGGAGAATGTCGAGGGCTATGCTGTCGGTGTCGGCCTGCGGCGTTCCTGCCGCGCTTTCTATCCAGATGCCGTCGGCCAGTCCGTCGATGAACATAACGCCGAAGTCCGCTGCGGCCTGCATGGCGAGTTCCGTCCGGTCGCAGGACGGATAGGTACGCTTGAGGATGACCGGACGGCGGTCGCCGGCGGCGTCCATGCGGACTATCGCCTCGCGCCACTCCTCGACGGGATGCGGTCCCACGGCCTCGATGACGGCAATGCGTCCGTCGTGCAGGGCGTCGGCTTCGTCGGCCAGCAGTTCCGACCGGAGCAGGGGGGGATTGTCCCCGCCTATCCGGCCGACGGATGCGGTAAGGCGGCGCGAATAGGCGAACGGTTCCCGCAGGGCCTCCTGTCCCCTGCGGAACGTGCCTTCGGAAGCCGTTGCGGCCGCGAAGTGGGCCGTAATGGCCTGTGCGGCGGGAATCTCGTTTTCAGGCGGTTCGGTCAGCGAAACGCGTATCGTGTCGCCCACGCCGTCGGCCAGCAGCGCCCCGATGCCGACGGCCGATTTGATGCGTCCTTCCAGTCCGCTGCCCGCTTCCGTCACCCCGAGGTGGAGGGGATAGTCCATCCCTTCGAGGTGCATTGCGGCCACGAGCATCCGGTAGGCGTGTACCATGACGCGGGTGTTGCTCGACTTCATGGAGATGACCCCCCGGTCGAACCCCTCCCGCCGGCATATGCGCAGGTACTCCATGGCCGACTCCACCATGCCTTCCGGCGTATCGCCGTAGAGTCCTACCATCTTGGGCGAGAGCGAACCGTGGTTCACGCCGATGCGCAGGGCGGCACCGCTTCGGCGGCACTTCTCCAACAGCGCCTCGAAGCTGCCGCCGCGGTCGTTGTAGTTGCCGGGATTTATCCGCACTTTGTCCGCGAACGCTGCTACGGCGTCGGCCACCTGGGGAACGAAGTGCACGTCGGCCACCAGTGCGGTATCGGGCCACCGGCGGCGTACCTCGGCTGCAATGATACGCATGCTCTCCGCTTCCCGGAGCCCCTGCGTGGTGAGCCGCACGATACGGCCTCCGGCCTGCCGGATACGTCCGGTCTGCGCGATGCAGGCTTCGGTATCGTTCGTATTGCGGTCGGTCATCGACTGTACGGCCACCGGATGGCCGGCGCCGATGGCGACGCTGCCTATCTTTACCTCCCGGCTCCGGCGCCTGTTTCCTGCTGTCGCTTCCGCCCAGGCCCGCCTAAGCCTCTCTTTCTTTTCGTCGTCCATTTTTCTCGATAGTATCGGGGCCTGCGGCCCGCACCTGCAAAAATAGTGTAAAAGCCGCAGATGTGCTCTCTTTTTCGCGACATAACGGGCGGACAGGAGACTGGGACGGCGCTCTCATGCCCCGGTGCCGGCGGTCGCAGGAGGGCGGATTGGCCGGTGCGTTCCGCCGCTGCCGGCCTCCCGGCGGAACGGGGGTGCGTTTTGCCGGAAATTCTTACTACTTTTGGTATCGGAAACAGGTTGCAGGCAGATGGCTACCGTACTCGATTACGATATAAAATTCCTGCCCGGCGTGGGGGAGAAGCGCGCGGGGGTGCTCGCACGCGAGCTGGGTATCCGTACGTTCGGCGACCTGCTCTACTATTTCCCGTTCCGGTACGTCGACCGCACGAAACTTTTCCGCATAGGCGATATCGGGCCCGATGCGCCCGCCTATATTCAGGTGCGGGCCCGTGTGACCGGGATGGCTTACGAAGGGGAGGGGCGCAAACGGCGGTTGCGCGTCTTCGTTTCGGACGGTTCGGGCACGGCCGATTTGGTGTGGTTCAGCGGTACGAAGTGGATAGAGAAACGCATCGAGGCGGGGCGCGAATACATCGTTTTCGGGCGGCCAGCACTGTTCCGCGGCGAACTCTCCTTCGTCCATCCGGAAATCGACCTCGTCGAAGCATTGGTGAACCGGCCGGGCGGCGGGCTGCAGGGAGTGTACAGCACTACCGAGAAGCTCTCCGGTGTCCAGCTCGGTTCCAAGGGGATTTACAAGCTCGTCTGCAATCTGTGGGAACAGGTGCAGGGGCATATTACCGAGACGCTGCCGCCGTCGGTAGTCGCCGCCCACGGTCTGCTGCCGCTGGGGGAGGCGCTCCGCAATATCCATTTTCCGCAGTCGCAGGAGCTGCTCCGGCAGGCGGAGTACCGCCTCAAGTTCGAGGAGCTGCTGGGTATCCAGCTCGCTATTTTGTCGCGGCGCGTCACCCGTACCACTGCAGCCGATGGCTTCTTTTTTCCCCGCGTGGGGGAGTTTTTTAATGGGTTTTACCGGACGAAGCTCCCCTTCGAGCTGACCGGAGCCCAGAAACGGGTGGTAAAGGAGATACGGGCCGATACGGTCACGGGGCACCAGATGAACCGTCTCCTGCAGGGCGACGTGGGGAGCGGCAAGACGCTGGTGGCGCTTATGGCCATGCTGTTGGCTGCCGACAACGGTTTTCAGGCCTGCATGATGGTACCCACGGAGATACTGGCCCGCCAGCATTTCGCCTCGATAACGAAGATGGTCGAGGGGGTGGGCGTGCGGGTGGCGGTGCTGACCGGTTCGACGAAGAAACGGGAGCGCGACGGGATACTCGAAGAGCTCGCTTCCGGAGGACTCCACATTCTTATCGGTACCCATGCGCTTATCGAGGAGCGCGTGAAGTTCGACAACCTCGGGTTGGTGGTCATAGACGAACAGCACCGTTTCGGCGTGGAGCAGCGGGCACGGATGTGGACGAAGAACAGCCGACCGCCCCACGTACTCGTGATGACGGCAACACCCATTCCGCGCACGCTGGCGATGACACTCTATGGCGACCTCGACGTTTCGGTGATAGACGAGCTTCCGCCCGGCCGTAAGCCCATCCTTACCCGGCACCTGTACGATTCCCAGCGCATGAAGCTTTTCGGTTTCTTGCGCAGTGAGATAGCCCGCGGTCGGCAGGTCTATGTGGTCTATCCGCTCATTAAGGAGTCCGAGAAGATGGATTACAAGGATTTGTACGACGGGTTCGAGACGATGTCGCGGGAGTTTCCCCTGCCGCAGTACCGGCTGTCGGTCGTTCACGGCAAACTGCCGGCCGAGGAGAAGGAGGAGGGCATGAGGGCGTTTCGCGAAGGGACGACGCAGATAATGGTCGCCACGTCGGTCATTGAGGTCGGCGTGGATGTGCCGAACGCCACGGTGATGGTGATAGAGAGTGCCGAGCGTTTCGGACTCTCCCAGTTGCACCAGCTTCGCGGTCGTGTCGGGCGCGGCGGAGAGCAGTCCTATTGCATCCTGATGAGCGATGACCGGCTCTCGCGCGAGGCGCGGGCACGGCTCGACGCCATGGTGGAGACGAACGACGGTTTTCGTCTGTCCGAGCTTGACCTCAAACTCCGCGGTGCGGGTGACATAGGGGGGACCCAGCAGAGCGGCACGGCTTTTGAACTCAAAATCGCATCGCTGGCCAAAGATGCGGCGGTGGTGGAGTATGCGCGGCGTGCGGCGGAAGAGATATTGGCTGCCGACCCTTCGCTGACCCTGCCGGAGAATGCCCTGCTGGCCAGGCTGAAGGGGCGGTACGTGAACCGGGGAGAGACGGATTTCGGGATGATTTCGTGATTTGTCGCTTCCGACGGTACGGATATATGCGGGAAAACGCTATCTTGTGTTTCGATTGAAGCCTGTTGCGCGAGAGGGCGGATGGCCGCGGCGGTTTGTCCGGCGGAACCTTTCCTGCGTAAACGGCAGATTGATTTATGATTACCGGAATGATAGGGAAAATAGCGATGTTTGCGGCGGTCGTCTTCTGCTGGATGACCGGCCGGGCGCAGGATGACCGGACGACTCCCGCCTTCGGCGGCGGGGAGCGGTTGGTCTATACGGTGAGTTACCGGGCCGCCATGTGGCCGAATACGGATATGGGTACCGTCGTATTGACCGTGGACGAGGATGAGGCGGACGGTGTACCCGCTTTGCGGATAAGTGCCCGAGCCACCGTCAAGGGCATGTTCAGTTGGTTCTATAAGCTCGACGACCGTTACCACAGTTGGCTGCGCAGTTCGGATATGCGGCCGGTGAAGGCCGAGGCTGAACTGTTGGAGGGGGATTACCGCTTTTCGAGCGCTTTCGTCTATGATTGGGACGAAGGTGTCTCCTACAATGCTTTCCGCGACCACCGGAACCCGGAGGCTACAGAGGTCGCCGTGGAGCTCGCGGGCGAGGCGATGGACGGCATATCGCTCTTTTATACGCTCCGGATGCACGATATAGCGGCGTACGAACCGGGGCAGTCGAAAACGCTCGCCCTGCTGCTGAAAGATACCGTACGATTCATCAAATATACCTATCATGGCCGGGAGGTCAGGGAAGTACGGGGGCTCGGCAGGGTCAATACGCTGAAATTCTCCTGCCAGCTTGTGAACGATGTGGCCGACAGTTTCGAGGAGGGCAGCGAGTTCTTCGTATGGATATCGGACGACGGCAACAAGGTTCCGGTTTTCCTCGAATCGCCGCTGAGGGTGGGAAGTGTCCGGGCCCGTCTGGTAGAATACGGGGGACTGATGTACGATTCGGGGGCGCTTTGATGTTTTTGGTTGGCGCCGCTGAGGCGCGCCGGAACTGTGGGCCGGGTTACCGTCCCGCAACCGCTTTTGGTTTTCGGCGAATATATTTATTTTTGTTTCGGAAAATCGGCTTTGCCGCTGCGGGTTGGGCTTTTCCAATCGAATAATCGTTATATTTGTGCGGAAGCGCGGCGCCCGGAAAACCTGGAACTGCGAATATTAATCTTAAATATTTTATCTTATGGCAGAAGAATATAACAGTCAGGGAGACAATGCGCCCGAGCGTACCTCCAAGTCCATCAGGGGATACCAGATAGTGATTATCCTCCTTGTGGTAGTGTTGGGTGTATTGGCATTCATCTATTTCCGACAGGTGAAGAGCCTGAAGGCCGAAGCGAAGGCCGAGAAGGCGATACTTGAGGAGAATATCAATGACCTCATCGTGGACCTGGACAATCTCAAGGTCGATAACGATTCGATAAGCTATAATCTCGGTGTAGAACGGCAGCGGGCTGATTCGTTGATGGAGCGTCTCCAGAACGAACGCAACATCAACCGCGCTACCATCCGCAAGTACGAGAAGGAGCTCGGTACGATGCGCGACATCATGCGCCATTACGTCAAGCAGATAGATTCGCTCAACCAGCTTAACCGGAGCCTGACGCAGGAGAACGTGGCGTTCCGTCAGCAGGTGAACGACGAGCGCATCCGTGCGCAGGCGGCCGAAGAACGTGCTTCGGAACTCTCCAACCGGGTGAAGGTAGGAGCCATCGTTCGGGCGAGGGATATCGTCCTGACCGCGCTGAACTCCAATGACCGGGTCGTACCGCGTGCTTCCCGCGCCGAACGGCTCCGGGTGGATTTCATCCTGACCGCTAATGACCTGGCTACACCGGGCGAACGGAATGTCTATGTGCGCATCACCGGCCCGGACGGCTATGTCCTTGCGAGCGACATCTCCTCGCTCTTCGACTACGAAGGCGACAAACTGACCTATTCGGCGGTACGCGAGATAGATTACCAGAACAAAGACCTTGAAGTAGGCCTCTATTATAACGGTGCCGGAATTACCAGCGGCACTTATCGGGTTGAGGTCTATATGGACGGTTACATGATAGGTACGACCGAAGCCTATCTGAAGTAATCTTTCGGTATCGGTAAGTGTGCGGCGGCCCTTTTCGGGGCCGCCGCAGTCGTTTCGGGGGCCGTATTTGCAATGGCCGGCTTGCGGGTTCCGGATGCGGTCGGGTGGGATTGCTCCGGCCCACCGGAGCGAAATGGCGGGAACGGAGCCGTATGCCGGGTCGGGTACGTGTCTCAGGCTGGAGTCGGACGGAATGGATGTGCCTGCCGCGGGTCCGGACGGTATTGCCGGTGCAGTAGGGAGGGCCCGGAATGCACGGTGCTTTTTGTTGCCGTCTCCTTGGCGTTCGGTTCGGCACATTCCGTCCGTTGCTGCTCCCATGCGGCGTGGGCGTGTGCCGTAAGGGTGTCGTGTCCCGGTGATGATGCGGTGGACTCGGCAGGGAAAATAAGAGAAGGGGTACCGCGTGCGGTGCCCCTTCTCTTTCCGTTCGTCGGCCGGTATGCGTTACTCCAGCTTTTCCCAGACGAGGTCTCTGCCGAACATGGGCTTTCCGATATACCCCCTGACCCGGAGCTCCTGCGGACCATCGAATTCCGCCTGTACGTCGTACACTTTGCCATCGACGGGGTTGTATATCGTACCGCCCGTCCATCGCTCCTTTTTCGCATCGTAACGCAGACCGCGCACGAGTACAATGGCGTCGGCACGGCCGCTCCGCAATGCCGGGTCGGGATTGAGCAGGTCGAGCCGGGGATTCCCCGCTTCGTCGTTGGGATGTTCGAGCCAGATGATGCGTGCCTCGTAGGTGTCGCCCGTCTTGTATATCCGTACCTTGGAGAGTTCGTGCGTGGTCTCTCCCTCCACTTTGTAGATACCGAGAATTCTGTCGGCCTCCTGTGCCGAAACGCTTCCGGTTGTGGTGCATACTGCCGTAGCGAGCAGAAGCATTGTGATGAACCTGTTCATGGCTGTATTGTGACGTGTTTCTGCGAAGAGAAGCTCCGGAGCGGGCTCCTGTCCTTATTTAAGGAAAAATTTGCGTTGAAAGAGAATGATATAGAATACCGCTACCGTGATGTAGCTGTCGGCTATGTTGAATACGGGACTGAAAAAGGTGAACTCCCTGCCGCCTATCAGCGGCATCCAGTCGGGCCAGGTGGAGTTGATGATGGGGAAATAGAGCATATCCACTACTTTGCCGTGCAGGAACGGTGCGTATCCCCCTCCTTCCGGAAAAAGTGTGGCGGCCGCATAAGGTGTTGATTCGGAGAAGATAAGGCCGTAAAAAGCACTGTCTATCATGTTGCCTATCGCCCCGGCGAGTATCAGGGCCCCGCCGACGAGTACTCCCGTGGGAGCCGCCTTTTTGACGAGCCGGTGCAGATACCATGCGATGAGCACGATGGCCGCGATGCGTATGAGGCTCAACAGCAGCTTACCCCAGGTTCCGCCGAGCTGCATGCCGAATGCCGCCCCGGGATTTTCGATGAAGTGGATGATGAACCAGTTGCCGAAGACCGGAATGCTCTGATAGAGTTCCATGTTCAGTTTGACGGTGAATTTGACCGCCTGGTCTATGACGAGCAGCAGGACGATGAACAGGGTGAGCTTCGTGTTCGTGGATGGTTTGCAGCGCATGGTATGTTTCGTTTTCTGAGTAAGGCCGCCTACGGCATCCGCAAATATAGTAATATATTCGCTGAAAAGCATGGTACGGGTCGGTCGGCTGGCCGGTATGCGGCGGCGGAACCTGTATTTTGGCGAGATGGAGGGACCGGAACAGGAGATGCGAATCGGTCGGGAGGCTGCTTCTTTGTCCCGCACTTCGGTGTCTGGGCCGGTTCGCGTATGTTGAAGGCCGTACCGAATTGCATTCATGCAATTCGGTACGGCCTTTCATCGTGGGGGAGTATGCCGGCCGTTGTGTCAGATGCCGCAGCGCGACTTGATATAGTGGTGGTGCGGGCCGAAACGTTCGAAAGCGGCACGGTCGAGTTCTTCGCGGCTCGCCGGGTCGGCGATGCTTATCAGCAGACGGGCGCGTTCCTGGAGGCTCTTGCCGTAGAGGTTTACCGCTCCGTGTTCAGTCACTATCCAGTGTACGTGCGCACGGGTGGTCACCACGCCCGCCCCTTCGGCCAGAACGGGAACAATCTTGCTGATGCCCTTGTTCGTGACCGACGGCATGGCCACGATGGCTTTGCCGCCTTCCGAACGGGAGGCGCCGTAGATGAAATCCACCTGTCCGCCGACGCCGGAGTAGAAACGCGTACCGAGCGAATCGGCGCATATCTGTCCCGTAAGGTCGATTTGCAGTGCCGAGTTGATGGCCGTCACCTTGGGATTCTGGGCGATGATGAAGGGGTCGTTGGTGTATCCGACGTCTTTCATCAGTACGCCGGGATTGTTGTCAATGAAGTCATAAACGCGGTGCGAGCCCATCAGGAAGGTGGAGACCATCTTCCCTTTGTCTATCTTCTTGTTGGCACCGTTTATCACGCCCGATTCCACGAGGGGCAGTACGCCGTCGGCGAACATTTCGGTGTGTACGCCGAGGTTCTTGTGGCTGCCCAGCTGCGACAGCACCGCATTGGGGATGGCCCCGATGCCCATCTGGAGGCACGCTCCGT
Proteins encoded:
- a CDS encoding WbqC family protein, producing the protein MKTILPLTYLGSTEYFRCLYDGTCVIDLYEHYVKQSYRNRCDILTAGGPASLTVHVVKGGSIRKRPVCDMRIDYSKRWQHQHWMSILSAYRNSPYFDHYRDRFEPFYNREFTFLADWNIALLETVTGILGTPPALRFSDSYIEADTDDRDLRPAFEPLRANGRTTAGGVYEQVFADRFPFVPNLSVIDLLFCEGPAAKAFLTQP
- the ispG gene encoding (E)-4-hydroxy-3-methylbut-2-enyl-diphosphate synthase, yielding MDDEKKERLRRAWAEATAGNRRRSREVKIGSVAIGAGHPVAVQSMTDRNTNDTEACIAQTGRIRQAGGRIVRLTTQGLREAESMRIIAAEVRRRWPDTALVADVHFVPQVADAVAAFADKVRINPGNYNDRGGSFEALLEKCRRSGAALRIGVNHGSLSPKMVGLYGDTPEGMVESAMEYLRICRREGFDRGVISMKSSNTRVMVHAYRMLVAAMHLEGMDYPLHLGVTEAGSGLEGRIKSAVGIGALLADGVGDTIRVSLTEPPENEIPAAQAITAHFAAATASEGTFRRGQEALREPFAYSRRLTASVGRIGGDNPPLLRSELLADEADALHDGRIAVIEAVGPHPVEEWREAIVRMDAAGDRRPVILKRTYPSCDRTELAMQAAADFGVMFIDGLADGIWIESAAGTPQADTDSIALDILQASRARMSKTEFISCPGCGRTLYALQDTLAVVKERLSHLKGLKIAVMGCIVNGPGEMADADYGYVGAAPGRITLYRGKEPVRRNIPQEDALDALIALLRSDGRWTEPE
- the recG gene encoding ATP-dependent DNA helicase RecG, encoding MATVLDYDIKFLPGVGEKRAGVLARELGIRTFGDLLYYFPFRYVDRTKLFRIGDIGPDAPAYIQVRARVTGMAYEGEGRKRRLRVFVSDGSGTADLVWFSGTKWIEKRIEAGREYIVFGRPALFRGELSFVHPEIDLVEALVNRPGGGLQGVYSTTEKLSGVQLGSKGIYKLVCNLWEQVQGHITETLPPSVVAAHGLLPLGEALRNIHFPQSQELLRQAEYRLKFEELLGIQLAILSRRVTRTTAADGFFFPRVGEFFNGFYRTKLPFELTGAQKRVVKEIRADTVTGHQMNRLLQGDVGSGKTLVALMAMLLAADNGFQACMMVPTEILARQHFASITKMVEGVGVRVAVLTGSTKKRERDGILEELASGGLHILIGTHALIEERVKFDNLGLVVIDEQHRFGVEQRARMWTKNSRPPHVLVMTATPIPRTLAMTLYGDLDVSVIDELPPGRKPILTRHLYDSQRMKLFGFLRSEIARGRQVYVVYPLIKESEKMDYKDLYDGFETMSREFPLPQYRLSVVHGKLPAEEKEEGMRAFREGTTQIMVATSVIEVGVDVPNATVMVIESAERFGLSQLHQLRGRVGRGGEQSYCILMSDDRLSREARARLDAMVETNDGFRLSELDLKLRGAGDIGGTQQSGTAFELKIASLAKDAAVVEYARRAAEEILAADPSLTLPENALLARLKGRYVNRGETDFGMIS
- a CDS encoding DUF3108 domain-containing protein, with protein sequence MITGMIGKIAMFAAVVFCWMTGRAQDDRTTPAFGGGERLVYTVSYRAAMWPNTDMGTVVLTVDEDEADGVPALRISARATVKGMFSWFYKLDDRYHSWLRSSDMRPVKAEAELLEGDYRFSSAFVYDWDEGVSYNAFRDHRNPEATEVAVELAGEAMDGISLFYTLRMHDIAAYEPGQSKTLALLLKDTVRFIKYTYHGREVREVRGLGRVNTLKFSCQLVNDVADSFEEGSEFFVWISDDGNKVPVFLESPLRVGSVRARLVEYGGLMYDSGAL
- a CDS encoding DUF2147 domain-containing protein, with the translated sequence MNRFITMLLLATAVCTTTGSVSAQEADRILGIYKVEGETTHELSKVRIYKTGDTYEARIIWLEHPNDEAGNPRLDLLNPDPALRSGRADAIVLVRGLRYDAKKERWTGGTIYNPVDGKVYDVQAEFDGPQELRVRGYIGKPMFGRDLVWEKLE
- a CDS encoding lipoprotein signal peptidase → MRCKPSTNTKLTLFIVLLLVIDQAVKFTVKLNMELYQSIPVFGNWFIIHFIENPGAAFGMQLGGTWGKLLLSLIRIAAIVLIAWYLHRLVKKAAPTGVLVGGALILAGAIGNMIDSAFYGLIFSESTPYAAATLFPEGGGYAPFLHGKVVDMLYFPIINSTWPDWMPLIGGREFTFFSPVFNIADSYITVAVFYIILFQRKFFLK
- a CDS encoding acetyl-CoA hydrolase/transferase family protein: MNHPIRFTTPEEAVKVIKSGDHVHLSSVASVPQILVRAMTARGEAGELQHVHIHHLHTEGEALYAVPEMEGIFQLDSFFVGGNVRNITQQGFADYIPVFLSETQRLYRDGILPCNVAMIQVSTPDRHGYVSLGTSVDATLAAVECADTVIAVVNRHVPRSFGDSFIHTSQIDLFVEDDTPLIEEHFAEPNDLECAIGRNCAALIEDGACLQMGIGAIPNAVLSQLGSHKNLGVHTEMFADGVLPLVESGVINGANKKIDKGKMVSTFLMGSHRVYDFIDNNPGVLMKDVGYTNDPFIIAQNPKVTAINSALQIDLTGQICADSLGTRFYSGVGGQVDFIYGASRSEGGKAIVAMPSVTNKGISKIVPVLAEGAGVVTTRAHVHWIVTEHGAVNLYGKSLQERARLLISIADPASREELDRAAFERFGPHHHYIKSRCGI